The Setaria italica strain Yugu1 chromosome VIII, Setaria_italica_v2.0, whole genome shotgun sequence genome includes the window AGTGTCTCTAATTAAAAACCTAGTGTGACCACTTCCGTATAGCACAAACTTCTCACTATACTAGGCTATTTGTtagttaaaaaattataaacttTGAATTTTAAAGTGTATTTGAGGCAGGAGGGAGCAATTTCTTGGTGAAGTACTATCTAGTGATGTTTGTTGACCGCTCTTAAGTACTAaatctacgtcatcaactcctgcataaacacataaaagatgagcatcagcagtagtggtaggagttattactaactATCCTACAAGTGTTGGTAAATATATGTATGTAGGGCCATTAatggagaaaacacacctcaagagcaaggaacacactctcaaccaatcaggagcaagcacacAGATCCATAGTCCCACAACCGGGAGGAAATCGACTACATTCACCGCCAAGCACcctgtacccacatgaggacCCACAGGGCAGCGACCCAGAGCAAAGacggtggggggggggggaggtcgGCTGAACCCCTCCTATCTCCTCTCATCTCCAGCCGACACGTGGCAACGGTTGATGGTTTCCCAAAGACATTTGTGAAGATTCCCTGAATATTCTTGCCCAGAACCGACCCCAAGAGCCTGTAAATATAAGGGGAAGAGTCTCATTTCAAGACACACCACTAACACACCTCTACACCATCACTTCAAGATCACACTTGAAGTCTAGAGCTCCACTTCATGGTGAAGCCCTGCTTAGGCTAGTGCTTAGTgtagggagagagagagagagcgagggagAGTAGATTGGAGGAGTGCTGTGTTCTTCAACACTCCACTCCGATCATGTACCTATATGGATGCTGGCTTCTTTCTGAGTAAAGTGAGTATTCGTGATTCCTTATCTAGTGTAGTACTTATATCTAAGTGAGATCAGATCTCTCTGCTTGCGGGTTTGTCACTCTATATTTATACATAGTGCCATAGTTTGCTACAGGTTGACAGACGTAGTTAGACTGCGGTAGTAATCAATAGTGTAGACGTGATGTCTAGGCTaggggttatccttcatttgccttatatcccatggATTTCtaggggtaggcggcaggtggtgacagccctgttcGTCCTTCGTAAGCCCCCACATTCGGATATAGCGTTAAGCTATTAGCTAGAGGTGCCTGCTTCATTCAGGATAAGCTAGTGCCTGAAGCAAGTATCTTTTAACTGAGAGATCGACCTTTTAACTTTTCTCAAGTACTAAtattaggaatcctctctacccttcgCCTACTGTGTCATGGTTGTCCTAGGATACTAGAGTCTGAGGTGAAAACTACAACGGTATTCGTGTGCTTGCGGATTCATTCACGCATCGCTAAAATACCCAACAATGTTGTATCAACATTCTTGATGTGCTGAAAGCGGCAGATCAGATCTGGGCTCCAGATAAATATTCATGAGCAGATCTATAACCGAGTTGTTATTTAGGATCAATATTTCGAGAATGAAATTTGATATGGTGTACTCCCCCCGTCTCGCAAAGAGTGTCCTTTTGCATCAAGCGTGCTCAAACTATGTTATGTTTGACTatgtttatataaaaatatatcaatgctTTTGACGTATagcaagtttcattagattcgttatgaaatatattttcatagcatacctGTTTAATGTTATAAGTATTGATACTCTTCATTGTAAACTTGGTcaagtttgacttagaacaaacaTAAAGAGACACTTtttgtgggatggagggagtatgtgtaTTAGCAGCAAATAAATGCACCCAAATACATGACATGTCAGTAGTGGTGGCTGGCCAATAAATGCATGCTTATcagaaaaatatttttgaggATCAAATTTGATATGATGTATTAGCAGCCAACAAATGCTCACCTCTCAGAAAATGTACTATACATATATAATTTGAGATTCTGTTGATCGATGAAGGAAAGATATCACGTGATACAATAGCAAAATGGAAACAAGTAAAATGGCACATGTTTAATTTGGTCGTACCTCGAGCCTATATAAGCGCGCACCCGCAATACCAAGGAGCATCAAGAAAACAGTCGTCTCTACTACGTCCAAAAGCTTAGCCTCTAGCCCTCATGGCATGCTCGAAGAAGACCCTCGCCTTCCTCGTCGTCCTACTACTGATGGCTCTCGTTGCTGTGGCCGTACCAGCGGGCAGGCGCGGCTTCCTGCTCGAAGCAGAGCATTGCTCCGAGTCTAAAAACTGTAAGGCTGACACGTGCGGGGCGACATGTGCCGTCCTCGGCATCAACGGTGTTGGGGTATGCAAGGTCGAAGGTGGTGTCCCCTCTTGCTGCTGCGTCCCAAAATCCTCCAACTCTATCGGCGTCAACCAGCTTGCTCATTGATTCATAGGTTGCCTATGATTGGGCAACtgatttaaaatttttaaaatatataaGGTATTAGTGCGTGATTTCTTCGATTTGTAAGGTGCGAAACGTGTGGCACAAAGTCTTAAATCCACCTCATGCCAAATAATAAGTAGCTGCTTGTAATACATCTATCAAtagatgttttatttttttctcaaaattttgtGAAATTTTCACTTTGCAATACGGTTGGCGATTCATGGACCCTCCGCGCTAGAACATGGATGGCCCTTCCTACTTTCTCCCTTTCTGATCTTTAACGAAGATTGGATCATGTGACAACTTGGTACTGTGCAAGAATTGGGCTATGTGTAGAGCCAAGGGTGGAGGATAGTTGGTGCCAAAGGGTCCCCCATACTATCAAGAATTGTTGTAGCTAATGACCATCAAATGAATAAACAACACGGCCCTTTGGCGAGATACGACGATGGAGAAAGTGCATACGGAGCTCGTGGTACCTAGTAGGAGTTCGTGTTGGTAGGTCAATTGGCATGAGGATAATGTAGTCGTCAGGTGACGCAAGGTGTGCTGTCGGTGGAGTTGAGTCTTGCTCATGGCAGCAGTGGCACGTTGAATTCTGATGTGTGATAGCGTTGGTGGCAAAGCCCGCACGTATAGGAGCTCAGGTTGACAACAAAAtggtctttttttcttttctagaaAAGTTATTTATGAAACTCTTCCGAAAAAGTTATTTGAAAAACATTTTTAGaaagttttaaaaaaattatacaaatgATTTTCTAAATAACTTATGTGAAAAGTTATTTGAATAATTAATACATTTTTTGGAAAAGGTAATTAATACCTTTTGAATTAAGTTTTTCCTAAAAAATTTTCTAATAAAGAGTTTTTGAAACACTTTTCTTAAAACCCCGCACCCTCTGAAATTCCCTGCAAACTTTGCTACTATTTGGAGCAGTCACTAGGACCATCTTCTCTCTGGGACATTGTACGTGGCAAGCTgaaaaaaaggcaaaaatagatattttggtCTCTGAATTTTATATCAAGGGTCAAAttcatccctcaactttcacggtcaatttagtccctcaacttctATTTTCGGGTCAAACTCGTCCTTATGCTGATGTGGTACTATATCCTAGTATGAGACTAATgtaaaaagtccattttacctTTGGCTCATGTAGGTCAAACATGAAGATACACGTACTCTTTTGATACATACacatgaatatattttttaactaatATAAAATATAGTTTGTAAAACAAAGTATGTAATTGCACTCTTTAAAATCATGCGTGTGCTAATATGAATTAAATTTTAATATGCAAAATGTATGTACTCATATTCTTTCATGATATACACAATTTATGGTATGTacacgtactttaaagttgacATGTGCTCATATACTTGTAGTACGGTATACATGCTCCACGTATGTATTCATACTCTCTCAGTAAATATACATATGCTCATACTTATTTTGGATAATATTGTTAATGTAAGGCAAAAATtgaggaggggaagaaggagccaaTGGCAAAAATTACTTTTCGCATTAGTTTCATGTTAATATGGAGCCCTCATATTAGCACAAGGACATGTTTGatcagaaaaataaaatttgaggGACTAGATTGACCATTCTAAAAGTTAAAGGATAAACTTGACTCTCGGTGCAAAGTTCAGGGACTGAAATGACTATTTTGCCTTAAAAAAGTGGAGCAGCCACTACTTtgctagtagtagtagtaatgatgacgatgatgatgcaTTACATCGCAATTGAATAGATGGACCAAAAATTGCATTTGTTGCTTGAACATAAGTCTTGAAACTCTTGAATATATACCGTATAATCTTCACTTGAAAAGCATCATTCTTCTAAAATGAAATCTTGGAATTGCACTCTGTGTTGATGCGATGAAATCTGAAATGATGAGATGAAAAGAATAAAATTAACGGGTGCACATATACACTCATCTATATTATCCAATACAACAAGTAAATAACAATAAGTGAATTCTAAACTGATACGGTGTCCTGACCTCCCATTGATGCGTGATGCATTGATGCATGCCCTGATGGTTACCTTCCTccatgaaaaaaaacaaagcattATTTGTCATTGTCCAAAACATCTACTTAGATGATAATTCTGACATCACCGCTTGCATGATGGAGCACGTATTCACTATTCTTTATCGTTCTCACTTGATACAACTCTCTTGGATTCACTCGTCTGATTCCAAATGGAGGAACACCGTCAACTTCACGCTCCAAAACAATAACAAAGATGCGTAGCGGCGTCCAAACGCAGCCGGCAACGACCGCCTGTCAGCTTCTTCCACACGGCCGGACTGATTTTCCAATGTCAATGCATACGTACCGCTGCATTACTGAAGATAAAACATTTAAAACAGAGTGGGTCGTCTGCTCCGGTCTCCTGTTAAACCTGGGAATCTGACACTTATCCTCCTTACTCATTTCAAACTAAGAATCTTTGTTTGTATGCACTGGAACACTCTATAATCAGCTCAAAGTCCTGGCGTGAGACTTGGTTTTTGcacgaggaaaagaaaaaagaaacgcTCCCTGTGTGGTGACCCAAAATTATGTTATCTTATATATTATTAATACAGTCACAAAAACTTATAAACTGATAAATGAGATCCAATATATGTTATCTACGCTGGGGAGGGGGAATGTCTATTTGCCACCACAAAACTTCCACATGAGACAATTTGGTTCTCCTAGCTAGTCCTAGGGTTCAGGAGACAAGGAGACAACCTCATACATAACACGAGGAGACAACCTCACACATAAACCATTGAAGAACTTAAACATGCTTGAATCTAGAACTATCTAGGATCATTGGAAACGCTTGTAAAGTCGTCGTGAGAATTAAGGCCTTCCTAGTACACAAGTTATCTTAATTTACGCCTATGACCTCAATGACCTCAACAGTTATATTTTTCATGTGCAGGCTATACATGGTGGAATCTGCAAGGTTTTGACACTTGGAAACAGAGGACATGAAGCCACTCCAAGAAAACATGGAAAGTGACAAACGCTAGAAGAACACATTTACTTCACCTACTACAGGACGGCAACCCAACGTTAACGCCAGACTAATCTACCTAGCAGCTGAACTTGTTATCAAATAAACAACACTTTATGGACAGCAAGAGAGACAGTTCCTGTAACCAGATAGctgtatatatacaaatgcgaCAGACTTGAACTTTCGTTCATCTTATCGAGTATATAACTCACCTTGACATACACATCCATTATGGACATATCAATACTACAACTTTCAAGTTGTAGCTAGAATCTAAGCACGTTAAACTGCAAAAACATACCATCAAGCTAGAAACGGTCGAGATGGAGAACGGGCATGAGATAGCAGCATCAGATGGCGAGAAAGGTCCAGAGCAGCACGCCATTGATGTTGGCCATGTCGAGCATGCTGATGGCAAAGGCGAGGACATCGACAAGGAGAGAGTGGCTGTGGCTGAGGAGGTGCAGAAGAAGAGCAGGAGAGTGGCAGCTCTTGATGCCTTCAGAGGGCTAACCATTGTGGTACATACGCCCCTCGGTTCATATCTCCTATTTGGTTCATTAATCTGAAAAGTTTGATTTGTTTAGTCTCATCAGCATTTCTGATTGCCAAAGCTCCATTATGATCTGAAAAATGATTCAAGGAAGTTGCATCTATATTAAGAAACAAATAAGGATTAGGACTTAGGGATTAACTATACACGtttgtgttttctttttgttgctAGGATTAattcaaattttgttttgtCAAGCGTAATAAGTGTTTCAGTGTCACATATAAATAGTTGAGTATCCTTGCTTGCAGCTCATGATACTGGTGGATGATGGCGGTGGAGCTTATGAGCGGATTGACCACTCACCGTGGAACGGGTGCACTCTGGCAGACTTTGTCATGCCGTTCTTCCTCTTCATAGTTGGTGTCGCAATCGCCTTCGCATTGAAGGTGAGTAAGCATGTACACACTAGAATTGAAAATTCAATAATACTCTGAATCTCTTGTTCTGTTGCAAGTGAACGTTTCGTGCTATCAGAGAGAACTGATCATCAGGTGAACATGATTGCAGAGAGTTCCGAATATCGGTGTCGCTGTGAAGAAGATTGCCCTCAGAACACTGAAAATGCTCTTCTGGGGTGTGCTTCTCCAAGGTAATTCTTTCATTACCATGATTCTGTTGCAGCTCTTACTCCAATTCATGTTTTGGTTGAAACATTTTTTTGTCACTGTCGGATTGGATGATATGTACAAAGGTGGGTATTCTCACGCTCCGGATGACCTTTCTTATGGAGTGGACATGAAGATGATAAGATGGTGTGGCATCCTACAGGTTTAGTTCATCTaccaataagaaaaaaaattaacccCTTATATATATATCTGGGCAATGACTTCTAGTTCTTTCCTTTGCTTGACACTGGCTCATCAGAGAATAGCTTTGGTGTACTTCGTTGTTGCTCTGATAGAGGCTTTCACCACAAAAGTAAGGCCTACCACGGTGCGGTCTGGTCCTTATGCCATTTTTGACGCGTATCGATGGCAATGGTACACAACCTTTTATTCTTTCTGATAGTTTGAGTAACGCTAAGACTGCACATATCTTTGCATTTTTTATTGATTCTGAAAATGATGAGCATCCCTGGCCCTTTCTGGAAACCAACAGGTTAGGTGGTTTTATCGCATTTGTCATATACATGGTTACAACATTCTCGCTGTATGTCCCGGATTGGAGCTTTGTTTACCACAATGATGGCGATGTCAATGACGGGAAGCAATTTACGGTATCTGCAACTTGCCCTAGGCATACCAAAATCACTGAAATTTGTCGTATTTGATACAGTACTTGCTTGTTCCTGCAGGTACAATGTGGTGTGAGAGCCAGCCTGGACCAAGCCTGCAATGCAGTTGGCTATGTTGATAGGCAGGTTTGGGGGATTAATCATCTCTATACTCAGCCAGTTTGGATCCGATCAAAGGTACTTGTCATTGGTAATATGTTTACCGCAATGCAATATATTATATTAGCTAAACATTGATCATTTTGTATGGCTAGAATTACAAAGTCTGTACTTAAAATTACCTTGATCAGGACTGCACATTCAGCTCACCGAACATGGGAACGTTGCGAGCTGATGCACCAGCGTGGTGCCTTGCGCCTTTCGAACCAGAAGGCTTGTTAAGGTGGAAATCTGACAACATTAACAGATGGAGCTGAATATTTTTAGCCAACAATTCAAGTATAATCTGGCAATCTTTTTCACTTTCAGCTCAATATCGTCAATACTATCAGGGACAATCGGGATACATTATGGCCATGTTCTAATCCATTTCAAGGTTATTGCCGAAAACTCTGCTCCCAcctgtatgtttttttttaaagaaatgcAGTGTGCTCAAGAAAGCTTCTGATTTGCAGACTCACAAGGAGAGACTGAAGCACTGGCTTCTGATGGGCTTTTCAC containing:
- the LOC101769170 gene encoding heparan-alpha-glucosaminide N-acetyltransferase, with protein sequence MENGHEIAASDGEKGPEQHAIDVGHVEHADGKGEDIDKERVAVAEEVQKKSRRVAALDAFRGLTIVLMILVDDGGGAYERIDHSPWNGCTLADFVMPFFLFIVGVAIAFALKRVPNIGVAVKKIALRTLKMLFWGVLLQGGYSHAPDDLSYGVDMKMIRWCGILQRIALVYFVVALIEAFTTKVRPTTVRSGPYAIFDAYRWLGGFIAFVIYMVTTFSLYVPDWSFVYHNDGDVNDGKQFTVQCGVRASLDQACNAVGYVDRQVWGINHLYTQPVWIRSKDCTFSSPNMGTLRADAPAWCLAPFEPEGLLSSISSILSGTIGIHYGHVLIHFKTHKERLKHWLLMGFSLLVLGILLHFTKAIPINKQLYSFSYVCFTGGAAGIVLSAFYILIDVWGLRTPFLFLEWIGMNAMLVFVLGAQGILAAFVNGWYYESPDKSLVHWIVKHVFVNVWHSQRLGTLLYVIFCEIVFWGVAAGVLHKLGIYWKL